One Clostridia bacterium genomic window, AAATAATAAATGGGGTGTTTTTATGCTGATTATCGTAGGATTTATGACATGGACTACTGCAATATTTACAAATATCTATATTAGCAAACTCCTTAACGGTAAGTCATATTGCATTTTAAACAAGCTAAATCTACTGGCAAAATTCTTTTTTATACTATTTGCCCCCTTTATCAGCATAAATCTTTTTATAAAATACATGTTTAGAGAATCATGTGATATATCAAAAAATCTTGTATCACTTGAAGTGAAGTCCTGCACTAGCTGTAATAATTGTAAATATGAAAAGTGTTCAATATATGATCTTAAGGTTCGTAATAAAATGCTCTGTAAGGGGCAATTTTATAGAAAAATTCCGGCATAAATACAAAACATTTGATATGTAAACTACTCCAATATAGAATGCTCTTTTTAAAAAAACTTCCATATACAATAATATTCTGCATCAGTTATATCCGGGTGGCAGCTTAATGCTTTTGTTTCAATCTCTGACTCAATGCCTGCTTCCTTTAGTGCTGTTTCTGTATTTTCCTTTAATGTCACACAATTTTTGCATCCAGAGCCTAAAACCTTAATTACAATAACAAATCTCTCCTTAATACCTTATTTTAAAATCCTAGATAGAACATATAAAATGCTATAAGCAGGATAACCGACCCCATTAGTATTCTCAATACTTTACTTGTACCACCATATTTCTCACTCGAAGACAGCTTATGCACGAAGCCTACAGACGTTCCCGCAATCAGCACTAAAAAGCTGTGTCCAATAGCATATAACAGCAAAAGAAGCACACCCCAAAACAGATTCCCTCCCTTTGCCACCATTGCAAGCAATACTACCAGAACAGGCGTTGCACATGGAGAAGAGAAAAAGCCTCCTAGTATTCCGGCAACAAAAGCTCCTAAAAAGCCCCGTTTTGTACTTTTGCCTATTGCATAGGAGGATGGGATGAAGTTATATACCTCCCATGTCTGCAGAGCCATCAAAAGCATAAGTATTCCAAGAAGTATATACCACCATGAACCTGTTCCCTGCACGAGTCTCCCGAGAATAGATGCAGTTGTTCCTAAAATAGTAAAGGTTACTGCCATTCCTGCAGAGAATACTACCGACAGCCAGAAGGCTCTTTTTGCATCCCTCTGCCCTGTTCCTCCAACATAACCTATAACAAGCGGCACACTCGTAAGGGCGCATGGAGTTACAGATGTAAGTATGCCGGCAAGGAGCGCCAATAATGGTGCAAGCCATATGTTTGCAGAAATAGCTCCTGAAATGGTCTCAAGCCATTGATTGATCACAGCATCCATTATTTCATCCCCATTTCCTTGAGAACGTCCAACAACTGGTCCTTTGTCATTCCACCCTCATGTGCCGTAAACACATGCTCACCCTTGTCTTTCGTTGTATACATCTTCATTTGGCTGGCTTGCGGGTCTTTAGGCTTGAATGGCTTACCGTTTGCGTCAATGAAAATCTGTGTTGGTATCAGACTTATAGGATATCCCTGAGCCAACTCCTGATACTTCCGCACATCAACAAATCTAATAATTGCCTTCCCCTTTAACTCCTCATTCAACTCTTTTAATATAGGAGCCATTTCCTTACAGGGAATACAGGAATCCGCGCCAAAGTCTATAATAATCGGTAGTCCATATGACTTAAGCTTCTCAATGTCGATTTTTTCTGTAACATGAAGCTCAAAGTCTGCATTGCCAGACCCAGCTGTCTCTGCATCCTTTTTGTTATTCTTTATAACCCATATTCCAATAAGAACGC contains:
- a CDS encoding thioredoxin family protein, with amino-acid sequence MVIKVLGSGCKNCVTLKENTETALKEAGIESEIETKALSCHPDITDAEYYCIWKFF
- a CDS encoding cytochrome c biogenesis protein CcdA: MDAVINQWLETISGAISANIWLAPLLALLAGILTSVTPCALTSVPLVIGYVGGTGQRDAKRAFWLSVVFSAGMAVTFTILGTTASILGRLVQGTGSWWYILLGILMLLMALQTWEVYNFIPSSYAIGKSTKRGFLGAFVAGILGGFFSSPCATPVLVVLLAMVAKGGNLFWGVLLLLLYAIGHSFLVLIAGTSVGFVHKLSSSEKYGGTSKVLRILMGSVILLIAFYMFYLGF
- a CDS encoding thioredoxin family protein; translated protein: MTENNTVNSKKGIALKIIVPILIVSVLIGIWVIKNNKKDAETAGSGNADFELHVTEKIDIEKLKSYGLPIIIDFGADSCIPCKEMAPILKELNEELKGKAIIRFVDVRKYQELAQGYPISLIPTQIFIDANGKPFKPKDPQASQMKMYTTKDKGEHVFTAHEGGMTKDQLLDVLKEMGMK